One part of the Fusobacterium pseudoperiodonticum genome encodes these proteins:
- a CDS encoding GntP family permease, which translates to MNVTFTIVAILLSILLLVLLTIKVKLHPFFALTISAFFFGIISGHSIPDIIGAYSDGLGGTIAGIGVVIAIGTVMGSLLENSGAAETMAETILKITGKKNADIGLAVTGYFVSIPVFCDSAFVLLSPLAKRVSKDTGGSMTTMAVALAMGLHATHMLVPPTPGPLAVAGILGSNLGLVILCGMLVSIPVTIVAIIAGRIFGKKYYFLPEIEEAHVDEKNKKLPSAFMSFAPIIVPIILMLLKTVGSLEAKPFGTGALYNVFDSLGQTIVALFIGLIIAFFTYRSVYPNDKNVWTFDGIFGESLKTAGQIVLIVGAGGAFATVLKLSNLQEIVMNLFAGISIGIIVPYIIGAIFRTAIGSGTVGMITAASMLLPLLDVLGFNSPMGLVIAMLACAAGGFMVFHGNDDFFWVVVSTSGMKPEVAYKTFPIISVLQSVTALICVFILKIIFL; encoded by the coding sequence ATGAATGTGACATTTACTATTGTGGCTATTTTATTATCAATTTTATTACTGGTTTTGTTAACAATTAAAGTTAAACTTCATCCATTCTTTGCGTTAACAATTAGTGCTTTTTTCTTTGGGATAATATCGGGACACTCAATTCCAGATATAATTGGAGCATATTCAGATGGACTTGGAGGAACAATTGCTGGAATAGGAGTTGTTATAGCAATTGGAACTGTTATGGGATCTTTATTAGAAAATAGTGGTGCTGCTGAAACTATGGCTGAAACTATTTTAAAAATTACTGGAAAGAAAAATGCAGATATAGGTTTAGCTGTTACTGGTTATTTTGTTTCTATTCCTGTTTTTTGTGATTCAGCATTTGTTTTATTATCTCCATTAGCAAAAAGAGTGAGTAAAGATACAGGTGGAAGTATGACTACAATGGCTGTAGCACTGGCAATGGGACTTCATGCAACTCATATGTTGGTTCCACCAACTCCAGGACCTTTAGCTGTTGCTGGAATTTTAGGTTCCAATTTAGGGCTAGTTATTTTATGTGGAATGCTTGTTTCTATTCCTGTAACAATTGTTGCTATTATTGCAGGAAGAATTTTTGGAAAAAAATATTACTTTCTTCCTGAAATAGAAGAAGCTCATGTAGATGAAAAAAATAAAAAATTACCGAGTGCTTTCATGAGTTTTGCACCTATTATAGTACCAATAATTTTAATGTTATTAAAAACAGTTGGTAGTTTAGAAGCAAAACCTTTTGGAACAGGAGCATTATATAATGTTTTTGATTCTTTAGGACAAACTATAGTAGCACTATTTATTGGACTTATTATTGCATTTTTTACATATAGATCTGTTTATCCAAACGATAAAAATGTGTGGACTTTTGATGGAATATTTGGAGAGTCTTTAAAAACAGCAGGGCAAATTGTTTTAATTGTTGGGGCTGGAGGAGCTTTTGCAACAGTATTAAAGCTATCTAATTTACAAGAAATTGTAATGAATTTATTTGCTGGTATTTCTATAGGAATTATAGTTCCTTATATAATCGGAGCAATATTTAGAACAGCAATAGGTTCAGGAACAGTTGGAATGATAACAGCAGCTTCTATGTTACTACCATTATTAGATGTTCTTGGATTTAATTCACCAATGGGATTAGTAATTGCTATGCTAGCTTGTGCAGCTGGAGGATTTATGGTTTTCCACGGTAATGATGACTTTTTCTGGGTTGTTGTTTCTACATCAGGTATGAAACCTGAAGTTGCTTATAAAACTTTCCCAATTATCAGTGTACTTCAGTCAGTAACTGCACTTATTTGTGTTTTTATATTAAAAATTATTTTCTTATAA
- a CDS encoding phosphoglycerate kinase, translating into MKKIITDLNLTDKKVLMRVDFNVPMKEGKITNENRIVQALPTIKYALEQNAKLILFSHLGKVKTEEDKASKSLKAVAEKLSELLGKNVTFIPETRGEKLETAINNLKSGEVLMFENTRFEDLDGKKESKNDPELGKYWASLGDVFVNDAFGTAHRAHASNVGIAENIGAGNSAVGFLVEKELKFIGEAVNNPKRPLIAILGGAKVSDKIGVIENLLTKADKILIGGAMMFTFLKAEGKNIGTSLVEDDKLDLAKDLLTKSNGKIVLPVDTVVAAEFNNDAEFSTVDVDDIPDNKMGLDIGEKTVKLFDSYIKTAKTVVWNGPMGVFEMSNFAKGTIGVCESIANLADAVTIIGGGDSAAAAISLGYADKFTHISTGGGASLEFLEGKVLPGVEAISNK; encoded by the coding sequence ATGAAAAAAATTATAACTGACTTAAATTTAACTGATAAAAAAGTTCTTATGAGAGTAGATTTCAATGTTCCTATGAAAGAAGGAAAAATTACTAATGAAAATAGAATAGTTCAAGCATTACCTACAATTAAATATGCTTTAGAACAAAATGCTAAACTTATTTTATTCTCTCACTTAGGAAAAGTAAAAACTGAAGAAGATAAGGCTTCAAAGAGCTTAAAAGCTGTAGCTGAAAAATTATCTGAACTTTTAGGAAAGAATGTTACTTTCATTCCTGAAACTAGAGGAGAAAAATTAGAAACTGCTATCAATAACTTAAAATCTGGTGAAGTTTTAATGTTTGAAAACACAAGATTTGAAGATTTAGATGGTAAAAAAGAATCTAAAAACGATCCTGAATTAGGAAAATATTGGGCATCACTTGGAGATGTTTTTGTAAATGATGCTTTTGGAACTGCTCACAGAGCACATGCTTCTAATGTAGGAATTGCAGAAAATATCGGTGCAGGAAATTCAGCTGTTGGTTTCCTAGTTGAAAAGGAATTAAAATTTATAGGTGAAGCTGTAAATAATCCAAAGAGACCTCTAATTGCTATTTTAGGTGGAGCTAAGGTTTCTGATAAAATAGGAGTAATTGAAAACTTATTAACTAAAGCTGATAAAATTTTAATTGGTGGAGCTATGATGTTTACTTTCTTAAAAGCAGAAGGAAAAAATATTGGAACTTCATTAGTTGAAGATGATAAATTAGATCTAGCAAAAGACTTATTAACTAAGTCAAATGGAAAAATAGTTCTACCTGTAGACACTGTTGTTGCAGCTGAATTTAATAATGATGCTGAATTTTCTACTGTAGATGTAGATGATATCCCTGATAATAAAATGGGGCTTGACATTGGAGAAAAAACTGTTAAACTATTTGATAGTTATATAAAAACTGCTAAGACTGTTGTATGGAATGGACCTATGGGAGTTTTTGAAATGTCTAATTTCGCTAAAGGTACAATAGGTGTATGTGAATCAATAGCAAATCTTGCTGATGCTGTTACTATAATAGGTGGAGGAGACTCTGCTGCAGCTGCTATCAGTTTAGGATATGCAGATAAATTTACACATATTTCTACTGGTGGAGGAGCATCTTTAGAATTCTTAGAAGGTAAAGTTTTACCAGGTGTTGAAGCTATATCAAATAAATAA
- a CDS encoding helix-turn-helix domain-containing protein — MNKEVNVGMTIKNIRKSKKLLLKDVASKCGISSSMLSQIEKGNANPSLNTIKSIAQVLEVPLFKFFIDSDKEKYEFHLLKKDERKIISTEYVTYELLSPDVETNIECMQMTLIGKNAETSVKPMSHKGEEVAVLLDGKVKLTIGKFSVVLSSGDSIHIPAMAPHKWTNLNDTKSVIIFSVTPPEF, encoded by the coding sequence ATGAATAAAGAAGTTAATGTTGGTATGACTATCAAAAATATAAGAAAATCTAAAAAGTTACTTTTAAAAGATGTTGCCTCAAAATGTGGTATCTCATCTTCTATGTTAAGCCAAATTGAAAAAGGAAATGCTAATCCTTCATTAAATACAATCAAATCTATTGCACAAGTTTTAGAAGTTCCTCTATTTAAATTTTTTATAGATTCAGATAAAGAAAAATATGAATTTCACCTTTTAAAAAAAGATGAAAGAAAAATTATTTCGACTGAATATGTAACTTATGAATTGTTATCTCCAGATGTTGAAACAAATATTGAGTGCATGCAAATGACTTTAATAGGAAAAAATGCTGAAACATCAGTTAAACCAATGTCACATAAAGGTGAAGAAGTTGCTGTATTGTTAGATGGGAAAGTAAAATTAACTATTGGAAAATTCTCTGTTGTTCTTTCTTCTGGTGACTCTATACATATTCCAGCAATGGCTCCACATAAATGGACTAATTTAAATGATACAAAAAGTGTGATTATTTTTTCAGTAACTCCACCAGAATTTTAA
- a CDS encoding RluA family pseudouridine synthase, producing the protein MKKYIVEHEFDGYEIGTYLKETKGYSSRGLRNLEIYLNGKRIKNNAKKIKKLNRIVIIEKEKSTGIKAMDIPIDIAYEDENLLIVNKEPYIIVHPTQKKVDKTLANAVVNYFEKTLGKTLVPRFYNRLDMNTSGLIIIAKNAYTQAFLQDKTEVKKTYKVIVSGIIEEDDFFIELPIGKIGDDLRRIELSEENGGKSAKTHIKVLERNREKNITFLEARLYTGRTHQIRAHLSLIGHPLVGDELYGGDMNLAKRQMLHAYKLEFQNPKTLENLKVEIEIPLDMKEVLK; encoded by the coding sequence ATGAAAAAATATATAGTGGAACATGAGTTCGATGGTTATGAAATTGGAACTTATTTAAAAGAAACAAAGGGCTATTCTAGTAGAGGTCTTAGAAATTTAGAGATTTATCTAAATGGAAAAAGAATTAAAAATAATGCCAAGAAGATTAAGAAATTAAATAGAATAGTCATAATTGAAAAAGAAAAAAGTACAGGTATAAAGGCTATGGATATACCAATAGATATAGCTTATGAAGATGAAAATTTACTTATAGTAAATAAAGAGCCATATATCATAGTCCATCCTACTCAAAAAAAAGTAGATAAAACTTTGGCAAATGCAGTTGTAAATTATTTTGAAAAAACTTTGGGTAAAACTTTAGTGCCTAGATTCTATAATCGTTTAGATATGAATACATCTGGACTTATCATAATTGCAAAAAATGCATATACTCAAGCTTTTTTACAAGATAAAACAGAAGTTAAAAAGACATATAAAGTTATCGTAAGTGGAATAATAGAAGAAGATGATTTCTTTATAGAACTTCCCATAGGAAAAATTGGAGATGACTTAAGAAGAATAGAACTTTCTGAAGAAAATGGTGGAAAGTCAGCTAAAACTCATATAAAAGTTTTAGAAAGAAATCGTGAGAAAAATATTACCTTTCTTGAAGCTAGACTATATACAGGTAGAACTCATCAGATAAGAGCTCACTTATCCCTTATTGGTCACCCTTTGGTTGGAGATGAACTCTATGGTGGAGATATGAATTTAGCAAAAAGACAGATGCTACATGCATATAAATTAGAATTTCAAAATCCAAAAACTTTAGAAAATCTAAAAGTTGAAATTGAAATTCCTCTTGATATGAAAGAAGTTTTAAAATAA
- a CDS encoding FMN-binding protein, whose product MKKSFLAICFAVLSLGSFAEDKIYEAKAEARGYNEDGVPIVLTVKATKKDGKVVIKDIVAQHKETDKIGGVAIEQLIKQVKDKQNYNKVDGVSGATSTSAGFRRALRNAVKDIEKQA is encoded by the coding sequence ATGAAAAAAAGTTTTTTAGCAATTTGTTTTGCAGTATTAAGTTTAGGAAGTTTTGCAGAGGATAAAATATATGAAGCTAAGGCTGAAGCAAGAGGATACAACGAAGATGGTGTACCTATAGTTTTAACTGTAAAAGCTACTAAAAAAGATGGTAAAGTGGTTATAAAAGATATTGTTGCTCAACATAAAGAAACTGATAAAATTGGTGGAGTTGCAATAGAACAATTGATTAAACAAGTAAAAGATAAACAAAATTATAATAAAGTAGATGGAGTTTCTGGAGCAACTTCTACTTCAGCTGGTTTTAGAAGAGCACTTAGAAATGCTGTTAAAGATATTGAAAAACAAGCCTAA
- a CDS encoding histidine phosphatase family protein, translated as MEIYFVRHGQTIWNVEKRFQGLSDSPLTELGITQAKLLGKKLKDIKFDKFYSTSLKRANDTANYIKGDRDQEVEIFDDFIEISMGDMEGMGHEKFKELYPVQLKNFFFNQIEYDPREYNGESFLEVRERVIKGLNKFVELNKNYERVLVVSHGATLKTLLHYISGKDISTLSDEEIPKNTSYTIVEYKDGKFEITDFSNTSHLDEIK; from the coding sequence ATGGAGATATATTTTGTAAGACATGGACAAACGATTTGGAATGTCGAGAAAAGGTTCCAAGGGCTTTCTGATTCTCCTCTTACTGAGTTAGGAATTACTCAAGCAAAATTATTAGGTAAAAAATTAAAAGATATTAAATTCGATAAATTTTATTCAACATCTTTAAAAAGAGCAAATGATACTGCAAACTATATAAAAGGTGACAGAGACCAAGAAGTTGAAATTTTTGATGATTTTATTGAAATTTCAATGGGAGATATGGAAGGTATGGGACATGAGAAATTTAAAGAACTTTATCCTGTCCAATTAAAAAACTTCTTTTTTAATCAAATTGAATATGATCCAAGAGAATATAATGGTGAAAGTTTTCTTGAAGTTAGAGAAAGAGTTATCAAAGGTTTAAATAAGTTTGTTGAATTAAATAAAAATTATGAAAGAGTTTTAGTTGTGAGTCATGGAGCAACTTTAAAAACTTTACTACACTATATAAGTGGAAAAGATATTTCTACTTTAAGTGATGAAGAAATACCTAAAAATACTAGCTACACTATAGTAGAATACAAAGATGGAAAATTTGAAATCACAGATTTTTCTAATACAAGTCATTTAGATGAAATAAAATAA
- the gap gene encoding type I glyceraldehyde-3-phosphate dehydrogenase: MAVKVAINGFGRIGRLALRVMSKNKDFDVVAINDLTDAKTLAHLFKYDSAQGRFDGTIEVTDDGFVVDGDSIKVFAKANPEELPWGELGIDVVLECTGFFTSKEKAEAHIKAGAKKVVISAPATGDLKTVVYNVNDNILDGSETVISGASCTTNCLAPMAKVLNDKFGIVEGLMTTIHAYTNDQNTLDAPHKKGDLRRARAAAENIVPNTTGAAKAIGLVIPELKGKLDGAAQRVPVITGSITELVTVLEKETTVEEINAAMKAASNESFGYTEEELVSSDIIGISFGSLFDATQTKVLSVGGKQLVKTVAWYDNEMSYTSQLIRTLKKFVEISK; this comes from the coding sequence ATGGCAGTAAAAGTTGCAATTAATGGATTTGGAAGAATTGGAAGATTAGCATTAAGAGTTATGAGTAAAAATAAAGATTTCGATGTTGTTGCTATAAATGACTTAACAGATGCAAAAACATTAGCACATCTTTTTAAATATGATTCAGCACAAGGAAGATTCGATGGAACAATCGAAGTTACTGATGATGGTTTTGTAGTAGATGGAGATAGCATAAAAGTTTTTGCTAAAGCTAATCCTGAAGAATTACCTTGGGGAGAATTAGGAATAGACGTTGTTCTTGAATGTACTGGTTTCTTTACAAGTAAAGAAAAAGCAGAAGCTCACATCAAAGCAGGAGCTAAAAAAGTTGTTATCTCTGCACCAGCTACAGGAGATTTAAAAACTGTTGTTTATAATGTAAATGATAATATATTAGATGGAAGTGAAACAGTAATATCAGGAGCTTCTTGTACAACTAACTGTCTTGCTCCAATGGCAAAAGTATTAAATGATAAATTTGGAATTGTTGAAGGATTAATGACTACTATCCACGCTTATACAAATGACCAAAATACTTTAGATGCTCCTCATAAAAAAGGAGACTTAAGAAGAGCAAGAGCTGCTGCTGAAAATATAGTTCCTAACACAACTGGAGCTGCAAAAGCTATAGGTCTTGTAATTCCTGAATTAAAAGGAAAATTAGATGGAGCTGCTCAAAGAGTCCCTGTTATAACTGGATCAATCACTGAACTTGTAACAGTTTTAGAAAAAGAAACTACTGTTGAAGAAATCAATGCTGCTATGAAAGCTGCAAGCAATGAATCATTCGGATATACTGAAGAAGAATTAGTATCAAGCGATATCATCGGAATTAGTTTTGGATCATTATTTGATGCAACTCAAACTAAAGTTCTATCAGTTGGAGGAAAACAATTAGTTAAAACTGTTGCTTGGTATGACAATGAAATGTCTTACACTTCTCAACTTATAAGAACATTAAAGAAATTTGTTGAAATTTCTAAATAA
- a CDS encoding threonine aldolase family protein: MISFKNDYSEGACPEVLEALVKTNYEQTIGYGEDEYCEEAKNLIKENINYPNADIYFLVGGTQANTTVISHCLKPYEAVIASKTGHISIHETGAIEATGHKIIEVEPVDGKLTPELILNELRKHEDHHMVKPKMVYISNTTEIGTVYTKDELEAISKTCKDNNLYLFLDGARLASALASEKCDINLEDYPKYCDAFYIGGTKCGLLFGEAVVIINEDIKKEFNFSIKQKGGLFAKGRLLGVQFATLFKNDLYYRIGVHSNKMALKIKNAFVEKGIKLATDSYTNQVFVDLSQKQIKELEKEVIFSVEFFGIGESQSSRFVTSWATKEEDVDKLVELIKNLNVD; the protein is encoded by the coding sequence ATGATAAGTTTTAAAAATGATTATAGTGAAGGAGCTTGTCCTGAAGTTTTAGAAGCACTTGTTAAGACAAATTATGAACAAACAATAGGTTATGGTGAAGATGAATATTGTGAGGAAGCTAAAAATTTAATTAAAGAAAATATTAACTATCCTAATGCTGATATTTATTTTTTAGTTGGTGGAACTCAAGCAAATACAACTGTTATTTCTCATTGCTTGAAGCCTTATGAAGCTGTTATTGCTTCAAAAACAGGTCATATTTCTATACATGAAACTGGAGCTATAGAAGCAACTGGACATAAAATAATTGAAGTTGAGCCTGTTGATGGAAAGTTGACACCTGAGCTAATACTAAATGAATTGAGAAAACATGAAGATCATCATATGGTTAAGCCTAAAATGGTCTATATCTCAAATACTACTGAAATAGGAACTGTTTACACTAAAGATGAGTTAGAAGCAATTAGCAAAACTTGTAAAGACAATAATCTATATCTATTTTTAGATGGAGCTAGACTTGCCTCTGCTCTTGCTTCAGAAAAATGTGATATAAACTTAGAGGACTATCCTAAATATTGTGATGCTTTCTATATTGGTGGTACAAAATGTGGTCTATTATTTGGTGAAGCTGTAGTTATTATAAATGAAGATATAAAGAAAGAATTTAATTTCTCTATCAAACAAAAAGGTGGACTATTTGCAAAAGGAAGACTGTTAGGAGTTCAATTTGCTACTCTATTTAAAAACGATCTTTACTATAGAATAGGAGTTCATTCTAATAAGATGGCTTTAAAGATTAAAAATGCCTTTGTTGAAAAAGGAATTAAATTAGCTACTGATTCATATACTAACCAAGTTTTTGTTGATTTGAGTCAAAAACAAATAAAAGAATTAGAAAAAGAAGTTATTTTTTCTGTTGAATTTTTTGGTATAGGAGAAAGTCAATCATCAAGATTTGTAACTTCATGGGCAACTAAAGAAGAAGATGTGGATAAACTTGTTGAATTAATAAAAAATCTAAATGTAGATTGA
- the trmL gene encoding tRNA (uridine(34)/cytosine(34)/5-carboxymethylaminomethyluridine(34)-2'-O)-methyltransferase TrmL, translated as MNIVLYQPEIPYNTGNIGRSCVLTNSTLHLIKPLGFSLDEKQVKRAGMDYWHLVDLKIWESFEEFLEANKGIRLFYATTKTKQKYSDVKYKENDFIMFGPESRGIPEEILNTNPERCITIPMIPMGRSLNLSNSAVIILYEAYRQLGFNF; from the coding sequence ATGAATATAGTATTGTATCAACCTGAAATTCCATATAATACAGGAAATATTGGAAGAAGTTGTGTATTAACAAATTCAACTTTGCATTTAATAAAGCCATTAGGTTTTTCTCTTGATGAAAAACAAGTAAAAAGAGCTGGAATGGATTATTGGCACTTAGTAGATTTAAAAATTTGGGAATCTTTTGAAGAATTTTTAGAAGCTAATAAAGGTATAAGACTATTTTATGCCACAACAAAGACTAAGCAAAAATATTCTGATGTCAAATACAAAGAAAATGATTTCATCATGTTTGGACCAGAATCAAGAGGAATACCAGAAGAAATTTTAAATACAAATCCTGAAAGATGTATAACTATCCCTATGATACCAATGGGAAGATCTTTAAATCTTTCTAATTCAGCTGTTATAATTTTGTATGAGGCATATAGACAATTAGGTTTTAATTTTTAG
- a CDS encoding alanine racemase — translation MKKKELKTPTILLNIEALKNNIKNYQKLCTEYKKELWPMIKTHKSMEIVGMQIKEGATGVLCGTLDEAEACCEKGIQKIMYAYPVASEENIKRIIEITKKTDFIIRLDSLEAAIKINKIAEAENVIISYTIIVDSGLHRFGLSLKNLLTFAEELKKLKNLKLRGISSHPGHVYSSTCEADIHKYVLDECETLKEAKEILEKEGYYLEYITSGSTPTFTEAVKDLNINVYHPGNYVFLDSIQLSINKAKVKDCALTVLATIISHPSENLFICDAGAKCLGLDQGAHGNSSIIGYGTVIDHPEVIVSSLSEEVGKLKVKGETNLKIGDKIEIIPNHSCSTANLCSYYTVVDGDDVIKSIKVDARGNSIKRI, via the coding sequence ATGAAAAAGAAAGAATTAAAAACACCAACTATTTTATTAAATATTGAAGCATTAAAAAATAATATAAAAAATTATCAAAAATTATGTACAGAGTATAAAAAAGAGTTATGGCCGATGATAAAAACTCATAAAAGTATGGAAATTGTTGGAATGCAAATAAAAGAAGGTGCTACAGGAGTATTATGTGGAACCCTAGATGAAGCAGAAGCGTGCTGTGAAAAGGGAATACAAAAAATTATGTATGCTTATCCTGTAGCAAGTGAGGAAAATATCAAAAGAATTATTGAAATAACTAAAAAGACAGATTTTATAATCAGGCTAGATTCTTTGGAGGCAGCTATAAAAATTAATAAAATAGCAGAAGCTGAAAATGTAATTATTAGTTATACTATTATTGTAGATAGTGGTTTACATCGTTTCGGTTTATCTTTAAAAAATTTATTGACTTTTGCAGAAGAACTAAAAAAATTGAAAAATTTAAAATTAAGAGGTATTTCTTCTCATCCAGGTCATGTCTATTCTTCAACATGTGAAGCAGATATTCATAAATATGTCTTAGATGAATGTGAAACTTTAAAGGAAGCAAAAGAAATTCTTGAAAAAGAAGGATATTATTTAGAGTATATTACAAGTGGCTCTACTCCTACTTTTACAGAAGCAGTTAAAGATCTAAATATAAATGTGTATCATCCTGGAAATTATGTTTTTTTAGATAGCATTCAGTTATCCATAAATAAGGCTAAAGTTAAAGATTGTGCATTAACTGTTTTAGCTACAATAATTTCTCATCCTAGTGAAAATCTTTTTATTTGTGATGCGGGAGCGAAATGTTTAGGCTTAGATCAAGGAGCTCATGGAAATAGTTCTATTATTGGGTATGGAACTGTAATTGATCATCCAGAAGTTATAGTGAGTTCTTTATCTGAAGAAGTTGGAAAACTAAAAGTAAAAGGAGAAACAAACTTAAAAATAGGTGATAAGATAGAGATTATACCTAATCATTCTTGTTCTACAGCAAATCTATGTAGTTATTACACTGTAGTTGATGGAGATGATGTAATTAAAAGTATTAAAGTTGATGCAAGAGGAAATAGTATAAAGAGGATCTAA
- the dsdA gene encoding D-serine ammonia-lyase, whose amino-acid sequence MDIKNIIANNPLIRDMVDKKEVVWINPKEVNYSEYEKKLPINDEELKEAEERLKRFAPFIKKVFPETEETNGIIESPLEEIPNMQKELEKKYNTEIPGKLYLKMDSHLPVAGSIKARGGVYEVLKHAEELAIEAGLLKLEDDYSILADKKFKDFFSKYKIQVGSTGNLGLSIGITSAALGFQVIVHMSADAKKWKKDMLRSKGVQVVEYESDYGKAVEEGRKNSDADPMSYFVDDEKSMNLFLGYTVAASRIKKQFDERGIIIDKEHPLIVYIPCGVGGAPGGVAYGLKRIFKENIYIFFVEPILAPCMLLGMETGLHEKISVYDVGINGITHADGLAVARPSGLVGRLMDPILSGIFTVDDYKLYDYLRILNETENKRIEPSSCAAFEGVTSLLKYDQSKKYIEDRIGKNINNAYHICWATGGRMVPEEDMEGFLNTYLK is encoded by the coding sequence ATGGATATAAAAAATATTATTGCTAATAACCCTTTAATAAGAGATATGGTAGATAAAAAAGAAGTTGTTTGGATAAATCCTAAAGAAGTAAATTATTCAGAATATGAAAAAAAACTTCCTATAAATGATGAAGAATTAAAAGAGGCAGAAGAAAGATTAAAACGTTTTGCACCTTTTATTAAAAAAGTTTTTCCAGAAACAGAAGAAACAAATGGAATTATTGAATCACCTTTAGAAGAAATACCTAATATGCAAAAAGAATTAGAAAAAAAATATAATACTGAAATTCCTGGAAAATTATATTTAAAAATGGATAGCCACCTACCAGTTGCAGGTTCTATAAAAGCTAGAGGAGGAGTTTATGAAGTTTTAAAACATGCAGAAGAGTTAGCAATAGAAGCAGGTTTATTAAAACTAGAAGATGATTATTCTATTTTAGCTGATAAAAAATTTAAAGATTTTTTTTCAAAATATAAAATTCAAGTTGGATCAACTGGAAATTTAGGTTTAAGTATAGGTATTACAAGTGCAGCTCTAGGATTCCAAGTAATTGTTCATATGTCAGCAGATGCTAAAAAATGGAAAAAAGATATGTTAAGATCAAAAGGTGTTCAAGTAGTTGAGTATGAAAGTGATTATGGGAAAGCTGTGGAAGAAGGAAGGAAAAATTCAGATGCAGATCCTATGAGTTATTTTGTAGATGATGAAAAATCAATGAATTTATTCCTAGGATATACAGTAGCTGCTTCAAGAATAAAAAAACAATTTGATGAAAGAGGAATTATAATTGATAAAGAGCATCCTCTTATTGTTTATATTCCTTGTGGTGTTGGAGGAGCCCCTGGTGGAGTTGCTTATGGTCTTAAAAGAATATTTAAAGAAAATATATATATTTTCTTTGTTGAACCAATATTAGCTCCTTGTATGTTATTAGGAATGGAAACAGGTTTACATGAAAAAATAAGCGTTTATGATGTAGGAATTAATGGAATTACACATGCAGATGGTTTAGCTGTAGCAAGACCTTCTGGTTTAGTTGGAAGGCTTATGGATCCAATCTTAAGTGGAATTTTTACTGTTGATGATTATAAACTATATGATTATTTAAGAATTTTAAATGAAACAGAAAATAAAAGAATAGAGCCATCTTCTTGTGCAGCATTTGAAGGAGTAACTTCTTTGTTAAAATATGATCAAAGTAAAAAATATATAGAAGATAGAATTGGAAAAAATATTAATAATGCATATCATATATGTTGGGCAACAGGTGGAAGAATGGTTCCTGAGGAAGATATGGAAGGATTCTTAAATACTTATTTAAAATAA